CCGGAAGATGAAACAATACGAGACGATGATTAGCACAAGGTCGCCACTTAGTAAAGACCAGGCCACAGTCAGCTGGTAAGCACTGCTTATGGTAAAATCTTCACAGGCCAGGGATACCACTGCTAGGTTGGCACAGAAACTGTATTTGATGATATTTCTGGAGCAGTAATGTAGCCTGGCAGCAAGAAAAGGCACTGGTAGAACCAACACTGTGCTTCTGATCAGGATAAAAGCCGTAGCCTTTACTACAAAGCTATTGGTAATTATGTACAAATATCGTAAGGGGTTGCAGATTGCAACATAGCGATCATAAGCCATGACAAGAAAGACCCCAGACTCCACGCCAAGAAGACAATGAATAAAGTATATCTGAGTGAAACAAGCTGAGGAGCTGATGGTCTTTGCACTAAACCAGAGGATCCCCAGCAGTTTGGGGGTAACTGAGTTGCACAGACCTAAATCCACCAGTGCCAGCATGGCCAGAAAATAGTACATGGGCTCGTGGAGGTTTGGATCAGCGTAGAACGTGATCAGTAGAGTGATGTTGGCCATGAGAGCTATGAAGAAGAGAAGAGCCAGGGGGATGGAGAGCCAGTGTTGCCAGCTTTGGATCCCAGGGAAACCCACGAGGATGAACTCAGACACCTCTGTGCTGCCGTTGCTGCTGGTGTTGGAGAAGAACATGGTCAAGGGTCACTGTGGATACAAGTTTGAGAAGAGAGACTCAATAATATTTGTTGCTTAAAAGATATTCATATAAGTTACTCAGAAATGTTTAAACATATTTTCATCCACAACTGTTCATTGAAGTAAGACAGCTGACTATGCAGTCTAGTGGACAAGTTATCATAAAAGGAAAAATATGGACAGCTACATATGTTGTCCTACTTAAATGGATGAACTTATTAGAAAGCAATTGACCGTCACCGCTTTCTGGTTGACTTTGCCTCTAAAATGCTCCCAATTACTCCTATCTGTATAATTTACGGACAAACCTCAAGGATGACCAGCCAAATATTAGGTATTGACTGgctccaatttaaaaaaaaaacagcaataaaACATTTATGGTGTTAACTCTATAATTAACCACATAAATCATTTCTTACACACATTGCACAGTAGGTATAAAATGCCTTTCAATGACCTTCAAAGTACACAAATACACAAGACCACAAACACCAAATTCACTCCCTTCCCTAGAGTTTGCAGTCCCCAAAGTAGCAATTGCTCTTCTGTTTACTTAAAATATAACCCAGATTAGGATTACCAAGTATTTCAAGGATGTCAAAGGAATGAGACTTGGTTCTTAATTGCAAATCAGTGGAACAAACTTTGAAGCGGAGTTGGGGAGCAGCATaacggttagagcagtgggctgagaaccaagggagcccagttcaaatcgcactgcaggtccttgtgatcttgggcaagtcacttaacccccacaTTGCTTCACATATACAGTcaagggatctagcaaagcttggtCTAGTATTTGGAAGCTAAGGGTtagtgctaaaaaaatgcaggcatGTATTTGGGCCGCAAGAAACCcaaggaatggtacagtttagggggtaaagtgattctgtgcacaaaagaagagcagggcttATGGGGGCCGTcgttcagaccatgggagggagcccggctaactcctgcggtcagtGGTGAGAATGCATATTCAACGTCAGGCCGTTTCCAGTCACTGgagttgaatatccagtttattttcaaCGCTGGCTggtttaagtttaaactggccaaagataggcctgctatttagccGACCCGATTAGGCAACCACACTTAGCCAGCGACGTGTTGAGTATTAGTGGCCAGCCGGTTACATTATGCGATATAACTGGTTATATACTAAGCGCTGActaggaatattcagtgggaaataaccagctatctcctgctgaacatTCTCGGATACCCAGTTAAGCGTTATTGATCTGTCCAGGAGCTGCTTCTGCCTGgttaatagctttgaatattggaggATGGGGGTCAGATAGAAAAGGCAAGaaaaaaagctagaaggatgcttggttgcATAGGGAGAAGGAAGGGATAAGGCCTCCCTATAGgtctgtagcagtggcgtaggaagggggggcggtggggcagtccgccccgggtgcacgccgctgggggggtgtcggctccactggttccctgctccctctgccccggaacaggttacttcctgttccggggcagagagagcagggaaccagcggagccgacgcagctcccagcgacatgcactcggggtggTTCGGCCCTCCTACCcatccctcgccgctttccctCGTCGCTTTCCCTCGTAATTATGTGCTCCGGGGgatgcgctccagaggggggaggtgcgctccagaggggggagggtgcaccgtgctgaaccccggggggtgcgcagcggtgacccgccccgggtgtcagctgccctcgctacggcactggtctgTGGTCAGACTTCATTTAGGGGAGCAGTTATcacataggtcccattttatacaaggCGACTTGCAGGccgattttcaaagtgatttaaaccaGCAGAAGAGGCTTCGGCCTTCATAAATTGCCCAGAACCACAcaactgccgatattcagcaccgcCTAACCGGGTGGTAGCACCACTGAATTTCAGGTCTCACTGTGCTCAAAaaaatgggcagatcagggggtaGAGCAAGTGGTATTGGGAGGAGCTGACAGTTACGTGGGTCTCAGCTATTTTCAGTGCTGGGACCCGAATGGCTAACCCAGCCTACTTAAGAAAGCTCAAAAACTCTCCTAACTTGGCCAGAGTAGCTATCCAGGCTCCGGAACTGATTATCAGCCGGGACCCATATAGCAGTCTGCAGCTCTAGGAGCCccctttcatcccccccccccaaattccccctccttcccttccccttgccCCCAGCCCACCACAATTCAGAACCTCCTAACTCCCCTGAACATGCACCCAAACTCCTGTTATCTAGGTAGACCCCCTGGGCCTATCTTCCTTCCCTGTGGGGTTGATGGGGACAGGAATGACCCCTGAACCTCCATCCAGaaaatgactgccatgacctctcacGGCAGCCTCATGATACTACACAAGTACCACGAGCTGCCGTGAGAGGTAGTGGTAGCCATTATCTGTATGCAACCTGTATATCAtagaggccatgaaaaggtgcaaaccatacatatttctagattttattttaatatagctattttgcttttcttgagctgggtGTTGCAAGAGAAttataaatgtgctttttctgaaaaatacctttctaaggctgtagaaatttgtaGTTTGGCGTTTTGGCctgtgctaacttgtgataagttggtCAGCAACtaagccagagactcctatgactaaggacatgcgcagtatccagataaacaatcaaaaggagaagtaagtgggtgtgggtAAAACTATAGCCTTAGCAAGAGGGTGGGGGGCCGTAACAGGGTAATTTTACtcattatctaatgaaaacttaCATGACAAGCTCTGTCAATTTAAGGGAATAAATTATAGAATTTGATGGAACATGTTGGAACATGATAAgtcataacaggaaacagaatattctggaaagatgcatattccctaggtaggaagggtaattataattaaggacaaaaaaaggaaaaaaaagcaacactgggccttcaagactgggacaataaaGGTTCTTTattgaagacccgacacgggccgtgttttggcgctaaacagcgcctgcttcaggggtctaacaataaatgtcagagtgggtgcacacctgaaaagcagtgaccatcaaacggtttggtttgatatgacggctgaagtgcagggcggacactctaaactcaaagtcctggatttcaagcgtgctgactttagtaaaatgggggaatacctgaggaaggagatgatgggctgggaggacgaacatgaagtggaagggcagtggtccaggccaaaagaaataataaatagggccacagacctttatgtaaggagagtaactaaaagcaaaagaaaaagaaaaccgatatggttctccaagcaagtggctgagaaaataaaggctaaagagttggcgttccagaaatatagaaaatctcaagaacaggaacacggggaggaataccggatgaaactgaaagaagccaagagagaggtacgtctggcgaagatgcaagcggaagaacaaatggctagaaatgtaagaaggggagacaaaaacttcttcaggtatattagtgaaaggagaaagactaaaaacagaattgtgagactaaaagatacaacaaaacgctatgtagaaaatgatgaagaaaaagccaatttgctaaatagatacttttgctctgttttcactgaagaaaatcctggagaaggactgctagggactggcaaaagtacacctgagaatggagcggatagagcaccgttcacagaagagagtgtgtatcaacaacttggaaagctaaaggtggacaaagccatgggaccggacgggatccaccccaggatattgagggagctcagagaggttctggcgggtcctcttaaagatttgtttaataaatccttggagacgggagaggttccgagggactggagaacggcggaggggtccctcttcacaaaagtggtgatagggaagaggctggaaactacaggccggtaagtctcacttcggttattggtaaagtaatggaagcgatgctgaaggaaaggatagtgaatttcctggaagaaaataagttgcaagatccgagacaac
This portion of the Microcaecilia unicolor chromosome 4, aMicUni1.1, whole genome shotgun sequence genome encodes:
- the LOC115468199 gene encoding LOW QUALITY PROTEIN: olfactory receptor 56A4-like (The sequence of the model RefSeq protein was modified relative to this genomic sequence to represent the inferred CDS: inserted 1 base in 1 codon); its protein translation is PLTMFFSNTSSNGSTEVSEFILVGFPGIQSWQHWLSIPLALLFFIALMANITLLITFYADPNLHEPMYYFLAMLALVDLGLCNSVTPKLLGILWFSAKTISSSACFTQIYFIHCLLGVESGVFLVMAYDRYVAICNPLRYLYIITNSFVVKATAFILIRSTVLVLPVPFLAARLHYCSRNIIKYSFCANLAVVSLACEDFTISSAYQLTVAWSLLSGDLVLIIVSYCFIFRXVLKLQAEGAAMKALSTCSSHLTLILFFYTVLVVLVITHKNAHKIPSDIPNMANVLHLIVPPSLNPIVYGVRTKEIKHGIQKVFMKSRRLSSET